Part of the Kitasatospora sp. NBC_00374 genome is shown below.
CGGCGAGGGCGCCCTCGACTGGATGGGGCTCGCCCACGGACTGGACCTGCCCGGAGCCGCGGAGCCGCTGGCGGCCGCCTTCGCCCGCCGCCCGCTGCTCACCCCGGACCGGCTCCACCTCCTCGGCATCGATCCCGAGGCCGCCACCTCCTGGGAACGCGAGCAGGCAAGTCGCCTGGGCCTGCGATGGGGCTCGCACTTCGATCTCGCCACCACGCCGGGAACCGAGGTGACACGGGCCCTCAGTACGCTCCCGGCCGGTCCCCTGGCTGTGCACCTCGATGTCGACGTCCTGGACTTCACCGACGCGCCGCTCGCCGAAAGCACGGACGGCCGCAACAGCGGCCCCACTCTCGACGCCGTGTCCGAGGCGCTGGACACCGCCTGCCGGGACCCGCGCTTCCGAGCACTCTCGATCTGCGAGCTCAACCCTTCCCGCGCCGCCGGACACCCCGCCGTCCTCCACCGGTTCATTGCAAGCATTCAACACGCCCTGCGCGCAACCCCGTGAACCGCGGCCCGGACCTCGGGTACCTCCTCAGCGGGCGTCGCTTCGGCGCACCCGTCGGCTCAGGCCGTTTGCGTCCTCAGCGGTGTTCTGGGTTCTCGAAGTCGAAGCGGCAGCCGGCGTCCCACTCGGAGCGCTGGTTGCCGTGGGCGGGGATGCCGCCGGCGTCCTTCAGGATTCGGGGGGGGTGGAGGAGGTTCCAGGTCATGAAGGTGGTGGTGCCGCTAGCGCTTGGCCATCTCCTCCCAGAAGTCGTGCAGTTCCCGGACGCGCATGCCGACCCAGTTCGGCGTCTTCCGGCGGAGAACTCGAGGGAAGACGCGGCGCACGCGCCCGGGCAGCAGGGCCTGTTGCTGCCGGCAGAACGGCTCGCGTATCTCGACTCGGAGCTGCGTTCCCTGGGGCGGGTAGGGGCAGAGCTGGAACTTGCAGGTGGGTAGGCAGGTCGCGCCCGGGATCGGTGGATCCGTGGTGCCGACCTTCAGCTCGGGATGCAGCGGGGTACGGTCCGTGGTGAGGCAGGGCGGTAGCGGCATGTCCGGCTGCTCGGACCTCTTCAGCCGTTCCTCGACGTCGTCCGGAAGCCCGTCACGCTCGATGAGGTTGAGCATGACCAGGACATCGGCGACCAGCCGCTGGGCGCGCCCGTCCAGGGTGGTCCACCCGACCGAGGGCGGGATCCACAGACTGTGCTTGCGGTAGTGCTGCGAGCCGTCCGCCCGGGAGCCGATGTTCTCGGCGACGCCCTTCTCGTCGATCCAGATGAAGCGCTCGGGCTGCCTGGTCTCCAGGGCGAGGGCCACCAGGTCGCCCGCCTCGGCCACGAAGGGGTGCAGGCGTTGCCTGGGCATGGCTCCATCACCTGCGGTGCGGGCGGTGCCCGCCATGGAGAGCCAGCGTTCCACAGTCTGGACGGCGGTGGTACCGCGGGAGCCTTCGATCCGCCCGGCCGCACCGTTGCCGTAGCCCTTGCCCGCGCGCGATGCCGCCACCTCACCGTTCTGTCCGTCGCGGGTGACACTGTCCGGGAGCTCCCACAGGCACAGTGCCTGGAGCAGGCAGATCTGCGAGTACCAGCAGCGGCTTCGTTGGAGCATGGTCTCCGCCTGCCGGATCAGGTCGATGCGGCCACCGCGATAGGTGTCGGGGTGGCGTTTGCGCCGGTTGGCCGCGTACTTGAAGCCCTGGGCGAGCGCGTTCTCCAGGGAGCGCGGCAGGTCGGGCGTACCGCCGGTGTGTTCGGGGTCCAGGTGGCGCAGCCACTTCAGGAGGCGGTCGCGGGCCTCGTCACGGTGCCCGTCGCTGACCGATCCCAGCAGCATCGGAATCATCCAGGCCCGCATGACGAATTGACGCCAGAGCTCGATGCGGCCGTCCCGGTACCGCACGTTGATGGCCTGCCGTTCGCGGTCCAGCGGATCATCCTTCTCCGGCGCTGTCCGGGAGGGTCCCCGAACAGCGGATGCATTCCGCTTCTCGATCCACTCAGCGGTCTTCTTCCTTTTCGTGTCCCTCAGCTCGTCGACATGCGATCGGTACTCCTCCAGGGGATCGCTGTTCTTGTGGATCCACTTGCGGATCAAGGCGAATGCCGGGTCGCCGCCGCTGCCGAACTCCTGGGCGACTGCGAGGCGGATTGCGAAAGAGGGCTCCTTGATGCCCAGGTCGAAGAGCCGCTCGTAGAGGTCCGTGATGTCGGTCTTGCCGTCAGCCGTGCGCAGGGCGGCGCCGAACTGCTTCACCAGACCGAGCTTCGCCTCGTCCAGGGTTCGCCTGTCGCCCTTGATACCGCGCCACCGTGTTTTGAGCTTGCGGGTGATCGTGTCCAGCTGCCGGGGCACTGCCTCGACGCTGTCGATCTCCAGGGCAGCCGCGTAGAGGTCGAGGGCCTTCGGGTCCGAACGGCGGCTCGCGGCGCTGCAGAGCCGCTCGGAGAGCGTCCGTCCGGTCAGCGGTGCGCGTCGCAACAGCTTGCTGGCCTCCCTCGTCACGTCGGCCTTGAGACTGCCGCTCTCCGCCGGGGGTTCCTTCGCGCGTCGGCGGGAAAGCAGCACCAGCGCGATGAGCAGTTCGCGACCGGGCCCGGGCGGGTACAGCGCCTGCTCAATGAGCCGGCCAGCCTTGCGTTCCCCCAGGTGGTAGAGCATGCGATAGCCAAAGTACGCCTGGATGATGCTGTGCGGGAACCGGACCTTCTTCTCGAAGCCCTCCACCAACTTGAGCTCACCTGCGTGGCGCATGAACCGGGCGAGCGCGGCCTGGCACTGGACGGTGCTCCCGTGGCCGAGGTGCTGGCCCTCCGGTTTGCTGAGCCGGTCGCACAGGGTGGCCCAGATCTGCTCCCGCTGCCACGCCGTGAAGGTGTTCGCACTCCTGCCGTACTGATCAAACCCGCGTTGCTCGGTCCAGAAGTGCTGGACCTTGGTCTCCATCTGTCGCGTCAAGCCGGGGTGAACGTCCTCGCCCAGCAGATCCGCGAAAGAGACCTCCAGCTTGTCCTGGAGCAGGCCGATGCACGCCAGCGCCGAGACCACCTCGAGCGTGTCGCGGCGCTCCTGCGGTTCCAGTGCGACACCCTCCTCCAGCCGGCCCTCCTCCAGAGCGTGGTACCACGTCTCCAGCAGCCACAACCGCAGGGTGGACCGGTCCCAACTGCGCGTGTCCAGCCGCTTGGGATCAGGCCGGGGCCGGTCACGTTCCAGGCTGTCGTGGCGATGCAGCTCCCGTGCGATCTGCAGGTAGATCGGCGATTCGGTGACCTCCGCCGTCTCCACGATCCAGTCCAGGCGGCGTTCGTCACTCTCGGGAGCGTCTGCCTCCACGAAGAAGAGCGCCGCTTCCTCACTGAGGGGTTCCAACTCGATGATCGCCGCGTTGGTGCCCTCCAGGGGAGCGTGCGGTCGGGAGGCGATGACCAGGGGCAGCTTCTCCTGGTACGCGCGCTCGATGGCCCGGCAGATGACGTTGTCCCGGTCGTCCTGGAGGCTCTCGTCGAGGATCGCCTCCTCCAGCCCGTCGGCGATGACGACCGGCTTGTCGTCCGCCAGTAACTGGTTCCAGACCCGGTCGTTCTTGCTCCGGGCGAGGATGCCCTGAGGTGCCTCCTCGGAGAAGCGTCGCTTGGCCATCTCCTCGAAGTTCAGGTCGGACTCGTGGGCGGCGTCCCGCAGCCGGATGGGTACCGGTACCGCGTGTTCCCGGGCCAAGATCTCCGTCAGCTGTACCAGGACGGCCGTCTTCCCGACGCCCACCCCACCGACCAACAGATACGGCCTGCGCGTGCTGCGCTCACGCAGTCGCTGGGCGATGACCTGCGCCACTTCCCGGCGGCCGACGACCTCGGAAATGTGCGGTCCTGCGGTGAGGACCAACTCGTTGGGCTTCTTGCGCGCCTTCTTGAGGAAGCGCCGCTTCGTCCAGCCGTACCAGAGGAACAGGAAGAGCGCGGTAGCGATTCCGGCGGTGAGAACCGGACCGACGAACCGGATGAGGGCGTCGAACCCCGCATTGCCCTTCCGCCACGTCTCGAAGGCGGTGGTTTCACCCGTGATCAGAATGTAGAGGCCCTCCGCGATCCAGGCGAGGACCGCAAGGGAGACCACCAGCCAGAAGACCCGCATCGTGTTGGTGTAGGAACCCCACCTGCGCCACTTCCTGGGCCGCGTCCTGCCGCGACGGGCCTCCAGACTGATCATCAACCTGTGCCAGTGGCACCGGAAGAAGGACAGGACCCGAGCCCCGGCCCGCCTGAGGGGCAGGGTCGTCATCGGCGCGTTGTGAGGGCGCTCCTTGCCTGGTGGGTGCCGGACGACCTTCGCCATCATGACGTCTCCCTCCGCGAGCTCTGCGCGGCACCCAGGGCCACGCGCCGAGGGCCGGGCATGGACGCGAGCGCTACGAGGAAAGAGACAGCGGAGGCGCGCTCCACGGACGACATGCCCCGGTGTGCGCGGAGAAGGTGGTTGCTGTGTCGCAACCCACGTAATTTCATCGAATCACGCCCGATGTCTCCCGCAACCGGAGGTGACTCCCGACACTCTCCGTCTCCCGGGCGACCGCCAAACTCACCAGTCTGCTCACGCCGGGTGACGCGCGTCGGTGACGGTGGCTGCCGGCCCGTGCTCGGCAGATCGGGAGACCGTCGCGAGGAGGCGTCGCAGTGCGGTACGGGCGGGCGAGCCCCCGGTGGGCTTGCCACCGGGCCGGCCGTGGAGGCCGGCTTTCCCGATGGGGATGCCGCCGGGGGCGCGCAGCACCGCCCAGCCGCGGGCGGGGCCCAGGGTCGCGACGTCCAGGATCGGCTGGCAGGCGCCGTCCGGCAGTAGTGTCCGGGCCGCGGCGACGGCGTCGTCCCCGACGGCGCGGACGGAGTCCGGGTCGGGGACGAGTCCCAGCTCGGTGGCCGAGGCGAGCTGCTCGGCGATCTGCCCAGCTCGGTCGGCGAGCGGCCCCCGGCGACCACGGCCGGCGGGCGCCCCGCCGGGGGGCGGGTCAGGCGGGTCAGACACCCCATGACGTTTGAGGTCAAGCGGCATGGAGGTGTGCGTGGTGGGACCAGGCGGTTGCTTCGTCGTAGTGGGTGCGGGTCTTGAGGCATCCGTGGAGGATGCCGACGAGTCGGTTGCCGACCTGGCGGAGAGCGGGGTTGTAGCCGGCCTCGCGTGCGCGCTGCTTGTCGTAGTAGCGGCGGGCGCCGGGTGAGGCGCGCAGGGCGGAGAACGCCTGGCGCTGGAGGGCGTCGGCGAGCCGGTTGTTGCGGACGTAGCGGGCCTGGACGGTGTGGCTCTTGCCGGAGGCCCGGGTGACGGGGCTGGTGCCGGCGTAGTTCTTGCGGGCTTTGGCGGAGGTGTAGCGGGTGGGGTCGTCCCCGAACTCGGCGAGCACCCGGGCGCCGGTGATCTCTCCGATGCCGGGCATGGAGAGGTAGATCTCAGCGTCCGGGTGCGCGAGAAAATGCGCCCTCACCTGCTTTTCCATCGCGGCTATCTGCTCGTTGAGGGCGAGCAGGAGCCGGGAGTGGGCAATGGTGGCGGCCGCGTAGGCGGCCGTGACCGGCTCGGGCAGCTCCAGCTGCTTCTCGCGCAGTGCGGCCTGGATCGCGCCGGCCTTCTGGTCCCGGTTGTGTCGGCGGGCCCGGGCGAGGACGGCGGCGATCTGGGTGCGGGTCAGCTTCGCCGCCGCCTGCGGTGTGGGTGCTCTGATCAGCAGTTCCAGTGCGTCGGTGCTGGTCAGTTCCAGGGACGCGTAGGCGTTCAGGGCGGCGGGGAAGTACTCGCGCAGCGTGCTGCGGAGCCGTTGGAAGGTGCGGGTGCGTTCCCAGATCAGGGTCTGGTGGGCGCGGGTCACGACCTTGACGGCCTGGGCCTGGTCGCTGTCGCCGGCGATGGGCCGTAGCTGGTCGCGGTCGATGCGGACCATGTCGGCCAAGGCGTGGGCGTCGCCCTTGTCGCTCTTGGCGCCGGAGGTGCCGTACCGCTCCTTGAACCGGGCGACCTGCCGGGGGTTGATCGCGTAGACCTGGTAGCCGGCGGCGAGCAGGGCCTGTACCCAGGTGCCGCGGTCGGTCTCGATCCCGACGATCACGTCGGCGGGATCGGGGTCCTCTCCGGCGTGCTTGGCCACGAGCTCGTGCAGCTTGGCGATGCCTTCCGCGCCCTCGGGCAGCCTCGCGGTTGCGAGGCGTCGGCCGGTCGCGTCCTGGACCTCGACGTCGTGGTGGTCCTCGGCCCAGTCGTCGCCGATCAGCAGCAACTCTTCCTCCCCATCGCGTATTTGCTGGTCGTGCAGCCTGCGGAAGACACGGCACGCGGCCTAATGGATCCAGTGCTCACGCCCTGTTCGGCGGGCACGCCACCCCATCAGCGGTCATGGCCTTCCGGCCGACCAGCAGGGGCACGGTCTGACCCCAGAACTCGCAGTGGTTCCGGCGGAGAGAGTGCTCACCTGCTGGCGGCTACGGCACCGAGTCTCTACGACTCAGCAAGTCCCATTAGGCGGGTCAGGACTTCATGCAGTCCTTGGTCTGACAAGCTGGCCGAGGCGCCATCGGGCTTTTGGCCGACCGGGACGGACAGACATGGCATGCCGTGTCTGCGCCCGCATCGTCCGGCTTCCAACTACCGCCAGGCTCCGCAGCCAGGTCAAACCTCGGCTCGGGCCGCTTGTTCGCTCAGCGGTGTTCTGGGTTCTCGAAGTCGAAGCGGCAGCCGGCGTCCCACTCGGAGCGCTGGTTGCCGTGGGCGGGGATGCCGCCGGCGTCCTTGAGGATGCGGGCGAGGTGGAGGAGGTTCCAGGTCATGAAGGTGGTGTTGCGGTTGGTGAACTCGTTCTCCGGTCCGCCGGATCCCTCGTCCAGGTAGGACGGGCCGGGGCCGGCCGCGCCGATCCAGCCGGCGTCGGCCTGCGGCGGGATCGTGTAACCGATGTGCTGGAGGCTGTAGAGGACGTTCATCGCGCAGTGCTTGATGCCGTCCTCGTTGCCGGTGATCAGGCAGCCGCCGACCCGTCCGTAGTAGGCGTACTGCCCGGCCTCGTTCAGGACCGACGAGCAGGAGTAGAGGCGCTCGACGACCTTCTTCGTCACCGAGGAGTTGTCCCCCAGCCAGATCGGGCCGGCCAGGACGAGGATGTCGGCGGCCATCACCTGGCTGTAGAGGACGGGCCACTCGTCGCTCTCCCAGCCGTGTTCGGTCATGTCGGGCCAGACCCCGGTGGCGATGTCCTGGTCGACGGCCCGGACGACGTCGACCGCGACGCCCTGGCGCTCCATGATGCCGCGGCTGATGTCGATCAGGCCCTGGGTGTGGCTGCGCTCGGGGGAACGCTTGAGGGTGCAGTTGATGACCAGTGCGCGCAGGTCGGTGTACGAGGTGGCTGTGTCCGGCATGGGTGTGCCTTCCGGCGTCGCGCGGGCATGGGTTTTCGTCCACTTCACCAGGCGCGCCCGTGCGCCGCCGGTGGGGATGGGCCGTACGCATGAGGGAGGCGGGGCTGCTTCGACAAGGCCGCCGCCGTCGAGATCGACTGGCCGGAGGTCAGCCACCTCTCCTGACCGCCCGCAGTCCCGGCCGCACCGGCGCCGCCGCCCTTCGGTCCCGCAGGCGGCGGCGCCCGTCCCGGTGCGTCAGGACGGCTCCTCCGCGCGGCGGGTGAGACGGCCGGCGGCCCTCAGCCGGGTCAGGCGGTCGTGCTCGCGCTCCGCCCAGCGCCGGACCCGGCGGGGGTCCAGCGCGGTGCCGTGGCCCACGTGGAGTGCGGTGGGGTCGAGGGCCAGCATCTG
Proteins encoded:
- a CDS encoding arginase family protein, which gives rise to MPRDLVLVGAPTSAGSYAPGQEAAPRVLRELGLIDRLRAAGRRVRDAGDGPLHVWAPDPQHPRAQNLAAVVQAVKAVADHVAGALEEDADVLVIGGNCTVALGVMAALTAGDPDAGLLYIDRHFDLNTPESTGEGALDWMGLAHGLDLPGAAEPLAAAFARRPLLTPDRLHLLGIDPEAATSWEREQASRLGLRWGSHFDLATTPGTEVTRALSTLPAGPLAVHLDVDVLDFTDAPLAESTDGRNSGPTLDAVSEALDTACRDPRFRALSICELNPSRAAGHPAVLHRFIASIQHALRATP
- a CDS encoding flavodoxin family protein gives rise to the protein MPDTATSYTDLRALVINCTLKRSPERSHTQGLIDISRGIMERQGVAVDVVRAVDQDIATGVWPDMTEHGWESDEWPVLYSQVMAADILVLAGPIWLGDNSSVTKKVVERLYSCSSVLNEAGQYAYYGRVGGCLITGNEDGIKHCAMNVLYSLQHIGYTIPPQADAGWIGAAGPGPSYLDEGSGGPENEFTNRNTTFMTWNLLHLARILKDAGGIPAHGNQRSEWDAGCRFDFENPEHR
- a CDS encoding IS110 family transposase — translated: MLLIGDDWAEDHHDVEVQDATGRRLATARLPEGAEGIAKLHELVAKHAGEDPDPADVIVGIETDRGTWVQALLAAGYQVYAINPRQVARFKERYGTSGAKSDKGDAHALADMVRIDRDQLRPIAGDSDQAQAVKVVTRAHQTLIWERTRTFQRLRSTLREYFPAALNAYASLELTSTDALELLIRAPTPQAAAKLTRTQIAAVLARARRHNRDQKAGAIQAALREKQLELPEPVTAAYAAATIAHSRLLLALNEQIAAMEKQVRAHFLAHPDAEIYLSMPGIGEITGARVLAEFGDDPTRYTSAKARKNYAGTSPVTRASGKSHTVQARYVRNNRLADALQRQAFSALRASPGARRYYDKQRAREAGYNPALRQVGNRLVGILHGCLKTRTHYDEATAWSHHAHLHAA
- a CDS encoding ATP-binding protein, with translation MRVFWLVVSLAVLAWIAEGLYILITGETTAFETWRKGNAGFDALIRFVGPVLTAGIATALFLFLWYGWTKRRFLKKARKKPNELVLTAGPHISEVVGRREVAQVIAQRLRERSTRRPYLLVGGVGVGKTAVLVQLTEILAREHAVPVPIRLRDAAHESDLNFEEMAKRRFSEEAPQGILARSKNDRVWNQLLADDKPVVIADGLEEAILDESLQDDRDNVICRAIERAYQEKLPLVIASRPHAPLEGTNAAIIELEPLSEEAALFFVEADAPESDERRLDWIVETAEVTESPIYLQIARELHRHDSLERDRPRPDPKRLDTRSWDRSTLRLWLLETWYHALEEGRLEEGVALEPQERRDTLEVVSALACIGLLQDKLEVSFADLLGEDVHPGLTRQMETKVQHFWTEQRGFDQYGRSANTFTAWQREQIWATLCDRLSKPEGQHLGHGSTVQCQAALARFMRHAGELKLVEGFEKKVRFPHSIIQAYFGYRMLYHLGERKAGRLIEQALYPPGPGRELLIALVLLSRRRAKEPPAESGSLKADVTREASKLLRRAPLTGRTLSERLCSAASRRSDPKALDLYAAALEIDSVEAVPRQLDTITRKLKTRWRGIKGDRRTLDEAKLGLVKQFGAALRTADGKTDITDLYERLFDLGIKEPSFAIRLAVAQEFGSGGDPAFALIRKWIHKNSDPLEEYRSHVDELRDTKRKKTAEWIEKRNASAVRGPSRTAPEKDDPLDRERQAINVRYRDGRIELWRQFVMRAWMIPMLLGSVSDGHRDEARDRLLKWLRHLDPEHTGGTPDLPRSLENALAQGFKYAANRRKRHPDTYRGGRIDLIRQAETMLQRSRCWYSQICLLQALCLWELPDSVTRDGQNGEVAASRAGKGYGNGAAGRIEGSRGTTAVQTVERWLSMAGTARTAGDGAMPRQRLHPFVAEAGDLVALALETRQPERFIWIDEKGVAENIGSRADGSQHYRKHSLWIPPSVGWTTLDGRAQRLVADVLVMLNLIERDGLPDDVEERLKRSEQPDMPLPPCLTTDRTPLHPELKVGTTDPPIPGATCLPTCKFQLCPYPPQGTQLRVEIREPFCRQQQALLPGRVRRVFPRVLRRKTPNWVGMRVRELHDFWEEMAKR